A genomic window from Pseudomonas cavernicola includes:
- a CDS encoding ATP-binding protein, translated as MSRIMIVDGYPIIRKAIRLKLEAEGHEVVAEADNGLDALALHRDTQPDLVILELSIPKLGGLDVIRRLKMHDKTLKVLVYSSQDTGHFAGRCLQAGAQGFVSKHDDLQELRSAARAVLHGRSYFPREALEVHDPAHAEEDGSEVLHQLSARELTVLQYLAQGFSNQSIAQQLAISFKTVSTYKARLMQKLHASSLVELAEIARRNSLLEGKESAPEPHPEQFQAMEGELQLLRSMIQSMPVQMHVCDGDGRLLFCNQAFCAFIGLSLAEMQGRCVMDLGWLPAADVEGFKARYLRAIERAEPYTIDLELQSHEQRRVLQHWGMPYRGSKGQLLGMICGGLDITERENLLLELSGAKEQAVAANRSKGAFLTAIGREFSAPLNVVGGMLDLAGEDSGLSVRGQEALHIAREANGTLLRLIGDLRDLVSLESGRLMLESEPTDLRALTEQGVERYAAKASKKGLTLTCSVAVAAEVWLDPHRYLQILNNLLSNALKFTDHGGVEVSLQATPCGKAQVEVQLVVSDSGIGIASVELPMLFEPFALPLDMERISRGGSGLGLALCRRLADCMGGSLELESQLGKGTRAGLRLRVPQACAKTR; from the coding sequence TTGAGCCGAATCATGATCGTCGATGGTTATCCGATTATCAGAAAGGCCATCCGCCTGAAGCTGGAAGCGGAGGGGCATGAGGTGGTGGCCGAGGCGGATAACGGGCTGGATGCGTTGGCGCTGCATCGGGATACGCAACCGGATCTGGTGATTCTGGAGCTAAGCATTCCCAAACTGGGTGGGCTGGATGTGATTCGTCGTCTGAAAATGCACGACAAGACGCTCAAAGTGTTGGTTTACAGCTCGCAGGATACCGGTCATTTCGCTGGGCGCTGCCTGCAGGCGGGAGCCCAGGGGTTTGTCAGTAAACACGATGATCTGCAGGAGTTGCGCAGTGCGGCAAGGGCCGTACTGCATGGGCGCAGCTATTTTCCGCGTGAGGCGCTGGAGGTGCATGACCCCGCGCACGCGGAGGAGGACGGGAGCGAAGTTCTCCATCAGTTGTCCGCACGTGAGCTTACGGTGTTGCAGTACCTGGCTCAGGGTTTTTCCAATCAGAGCATCGCCCAGCAGTTGGCTATCAGCTTCAAGACGGTGAGCACTTACAAAGCGCGGTTAATGCAGAAGTTGCATGCCAGTTCTCTGGTCGAACTGGCCGAGATTGCCCGTCGCAATAGCTTGCTGGAAGGTAAGGAGAGTGCCCCGGAGCCTCACCCCGAACAGTTCCAGGCGATGGAGGGTGAGCTGCAGCTATTGCGCAGCATGATTCAATCCATGCCCGTGCAAATGCACGTGTGCGATGGGGATGGTCGTTTGTTGTTTTGCAATCAGGCGTTTTGCGCCTTCATCGGGTTGAGTTTGGCCGAGATGCAAGGTCGTTGTGTTATGGATCTTGGCTGGTTGCCGGCAGCGGATGTCGAAGGCTTCAAGGCGCGCTACCTGCGCGCGATCGAACGGGCTGAACCCTACACCATCGATCTGGAGTTGCAGAGTCACGAGCAGCGCAGGGTCTTGCAGCATTGGGGCATGCCTTATCGGGGCAGTAAGGGGCAATTGCTGGGGATGATCTGCGGTGGGCTGGATATTACCGAGCGCGAGAACCTGTTGCTGGAGCTGAGTGGGGCCAAGGAGCAGGCCGTAGCGGCCAATCGCTCGAAGGGGGCTTTCCTCACTGCCATTGGTCGGGAGTTCAGTGCACCGTTGAACGTGGTTGGCGGCATGCTGGACCTGGCAGGTGAGGACAGTGGTTTATCCGTGCGCGGACAAGAAGCCTTGCACATCGCCCGCGAAGCCAATGGCACACTGCTGCGATTGATAGGAGATCTTCGCGACCTTGTCAGCTTGGAGTCGGGCAGGCTGATGCTTGAGAGCGAGCCGACGGATCTGCGGGCCCTGACCGAACAAGGCGTGGAGCGCTACGCCGCGAAAGCCAGCAAGAAGGGTTTGACGCTGACCTGCTCGGTGGCAGTGGCGGCTGAGGTTTGGCTAGACCCGCACCGCTACCTACAAATACTCAACAACTTGCTCAGCAATGCTCTGAAGTTCACCGACCATGGTGGCGTCGAAGTGAGTCTGCAGGCGACTCCCTGTGGCAAGGCGCAGGTGGAGGTGCAACTGGTGGTCAGTGACAGTGGCATTGGCATCGCTAGCGTCGAACTGCCCATGCTGTTTGAGCCGTTCGCTCTGCCGCTGGATATGGAACGCATCAGCCGCGGCGGTAGTGGCCTCGGCTTAGCCCTTTGTCGTCGACTGGCGGATTGCATGGGGGGCAGTTTGGAATTGGAGAGCCAGCTAGGGAAGGGCACGCGTGCCGGGCTGCGCCTACGTGTGCCCCAGGCATGCGCGAAAACCCGCTAA
- a CDS encoding adenosine-specific kinase: protein MQLITVKIDKPEATNFIFGQTHFIKSVEDIHEALVAAVPGIKFGVAFCEASGKCLVRWSGTDTAMIELAQKNAKAIAAGHSFIIFLGDGFYPLNVLNTVKMVPEVCRIFCATANPTEVILAETEQGRGVLGVVDGFCANGIEGDDDILWRKNLLRQIGYKL from the coding sequence ATGCAACTCATCACCGTGAAAATCGATAAGCCGGAAGCTACGAACTTCATTTTTGGTCAGACGCACTTCATCAAGTCCGTCGAGGACATCCACGAAGCCTTGGTTGCTGCCGTGCCAGGTATCAAGTTTGGCGTGGCCTTTTGTGAAGCCTCAGGCAAATGCCTGGTGCGATGGTCTGGCACCGATACCGCCATGATCGAACTTGCCCAGAAGAATGCGAAAGCCATTGCCGCCGGCCATAGCTTCATCATTTTCCTCGGGGACGGCTTCTATCCGCTGAACGTGTTGAACACCGTCAAAATGGTTCCAGAGGTATGCCGCATTTTCTGCGCAACAGCCAATCCAACTGAAGTGATTCTCGCTGAGACGGAACAGGGGCGAGGTGTCTTGGGCGTGGTGGATGGCTTCTGTGCCAATGGCATCGAAGGTGACGACGACATCCTATGGCGGAAGAATTTGTTGCGGCAGATCGGCTACAAGCTATGA
- a CDS encoding class I SAM-dependent methyltransferase: MNSDAIATLQHHLISELSTAPSDARRLFHGRGRRWLGLEDITVDWLQGVLLVSLFREPNEPDLVALTQMLMALTQSPEWLQTQAHTLLLQHRYLQDSTMEWLLGDPVDEWLITEDGLRFKLDLGKKQNTGLFLDMRYGRRWVRAQAKGKRVLNLFAYTCGFSVAAIAGGAEHVVNLDMSKAALSRGRDNHRLNQHDLSRVSFLGHELFKSWGKVKKYGPYDLIIIDPPSFQKGSFVLSQDYQKVLRRLPDLLTAQGDVLACTNDPAIGPDFLIEGVANEAPSLRFEQRLENPPEFADIHPDGGLKALVFTKKRRVSANA; this comes from the coding sequence ATGAATTCAGACGCCATCGCTACCTTGCAACACCATTTAATCTCCGAGTTAAGCACTGCACCGAGCGACGCTCGTCGCCTATTTCACGGTAGGGGGCGACGCTGGCTGGGGCTTGAGGACATCACCGTTGACTGGTTACAAGGCGTGCTGTTGGTCTCGCTATTCAGGGAGCCAAATGAACCCGACCTCGTCGCGCTAACGCAAATGCTGATGGCATTGACCCAATCACCCGAGTGGCTGCAAACCCAAGCGCATACACTCTTGCTGCAACACCGCTACCTCCAGGACAGCACAATGGAATGGCTGCTGGGGGATCCAGTTGATGAGTGGCTTATCACTGAGGATGGCCTGCGCTTTAAATTGGATTTGGGCAAAAAACAAAATACGGGTTTGTTTTTAGATATGCGCTATGGCCGCCGTTGGGTTCGCGCCCAGGCCAAGGGTAAGCGCGTGCTGAATCTATTTGCTTACACCTGCGGTTTCTCTGTTGCTGCCATTGCCGGTGGCGCTGAGCATGTGGTGAATCTGGACATGTCCAAAGCGGCCTTAAGCCGTGGGCGGGACAATCACCGGCTAAATCAGCATGATCTAAGTCGAGTGAGTTTTTTAGGACATGAGTTGTTTAAATCTTGGGGAAAAGTAAAAAAATACGGCCCCTATGACCTGATCATCATCGACCCACCCTCTTTCCAGAAGGGTAGTTTCGTACTGAGTCAGGATTATCAAAAAGTCCTGCGCCGTCTGCCTGATTTGCTTACCGCACAAGGTGACGTATTGGCTTGCACAAATGACCCTGCCATAGGCCCTGACTTTTTAATCGAAGGCGTAGCCAATGAGGCGCCGAGCCTGCGTTTTGAGCAGCGGCTAGAAAACCCGCCAGAGTTTGCCGACATCCACCCCGACGGCGGGTTGAAAGCGTTAGTGTTTACAAAAAAACGCCGCGTCTCCGCCAACGCTTAG
- a CDS encoding IS1182 family transposase → MKRFIEGEARTQVTLLPECLDDYVAEENPVRVVDVFVDELDLGALGFEGVAPATTGRPAYHPAVLLKIYIYGYLNRIQSSRRLEREAERNVELMWLTGRLAPDFKTIADFRKDNGKAIRNVCRQFVVLCRNLNLFSQSIIAIDGSKFKAVNNRDRNFTQGKVKARMQQIEQSIDRYLAAMDSADRATPEVAEAKAERLKEKVETLKQQMQKLKAIEAQLRESPDQQISLTDPDSRSMATSGRGTGTVGYNVQTAVDDKHHLIIAHEVTNVGNDRAQLSNMANQAREEAGVETLMVVADRGYYKGTEIVACEQAGIATFVPKPLTSSSKAEGRFGKQDFIYVAASDEYRCPAGQSLIRRFSSVEDGMLLHCYWCSVCQACSMKKQCTTGKERRVKRWEQESVLDAMQLRLEHDPGKMKVRRQTVEHPFGTLKYWMGATHFLTKTLPRVSTEMSLHVLAYNLKRMMSIFGIQGLLEVIKA, encoded by the coding sequence ATGAAGCGATTCATTGAAGGCGAGGCTCGAACTCAAGTCACCTTGCTGCCGGAGTGTTTGGACGATTACGTGGCTGAAGAAAATCCGGTGCGTGTGGTCGATGTCTTCGTCGACGAACTCGACTTGGGTGCGCTCGGTTTTGAGGGTGTTGCCCCTGCCACGACCGGTCGCCCGGCCTATCATCCAGCGGTCTTGCTGAAGATCTATATCTACGGCTATCTCAATCGGATTCAGTCCAGTCGCCGGCTTGAACGTGAGGCCGAGCGCAACGTGGAGTTGATGTGGCTCACGGGGCGCCTGGCCCCGGACTTCAAAACCATTGCCGACTTTCGCAAGGACAACGGCAAGGCCATTCGTAACGTATGCCGTCAGTTTGTCGTGCTTTGCCGTAACCTCAATCTCTTCTCTCAGTCGATCATCGCCATCGACGGCAGCAAGTTCAAAGCCGTAAACAACCGCGACCGTAACTTCACCCAGGGCAAAGTGAAGGCACGCATGCAACAGATCGAACAAAGCATCGATCGCTATCTTGCGGCGATGGATTCGGCGGATCGGGCAACGCCGGAGGTAGCCGAAGCCAAGGCTGAGCGGCTGAAGGAAAAAGTAGAAACCCTGAAACAGCAGATGCAAAAACTCAAGGCCATCGAGGCGCAGTTGCGCGAAAGCCCAGACCAGCAAATCTCTCTCACCGATCCTGACTCGCGCTCAATGGCCACGAGCGGCCGAGGCACCGGCACGGTCGGCTACAACGTACAAACAGCGGTCGATGACAAGCATCACCTGATCATCGCCCATGAAGTCACCAACGTTGGGAATGATCGAGCGCAGCTCAGCAACATGGCGAATCAGGCGCGTGAGGAGGCCGGAGTCGAGACACTGATGGTTGTTGCCGACCGAGGCTATTACAAGGGCACGGAAATCGTCGCTTGCGAACAAGCCGGTATCGCCACCTTCGTTCCTAAACCGCTGACGTCCAGCAGCAAAGCTGAAGGTCGATTCGGCAAGCAGGACTTCATCTATGTTGCCGCTTCGGACGAGTATCGGTGCCCGGCGGGACAATCACTGATCAGGCGGTTTTCCTCGGTGGAAGATGGGATGTTGCTGCACTGTTATTGGTGCTCGGTCTGTCAGGCCTGCTCGATGAAAAAGCAATGCACGACGGGCAAAGAGCGTCGGGTAAAACGCTGGGAGCAGGAGTCGGTACTCGATGCGATGCAGCTTCGCCTGGAGCATGATCCCGGGAAAATGAAAGTCCGCCGGCAGACCGTCGAACATCCTTTTGGGACACTCAAATACTGGATGGGCGCCACCCATTTCCTGACCAAAACCCTGCCGAGGGTGAGCACTGAAATGAGCCTTCATGTGCTTGCCTATAACCTCAAGCGAATGATGAGTATCTTCGGCATCCAGGGATTACTTGAGGTGATTAAAGCGTGA